One genomic region from Rattus norvegicus strain BN/NHsdMcwi chromosome 10, GRCr8, whole genome shotgun sequence encodes:
- the Llgl2 gene encoding LLGL scribble cell polarity complex component 2 isoform X5, which yields MRRFLRTGHDPARERLKRDLFQFNKTVEHGFPHQPSALGYSPSLRILAIGTRSGAVKLYGAPGVEFMGLHKENNAVLQIHFLPGQCQLVTLLDDNSLHLWSLKVKGGVSELQEEESFTLRGPPGAAPSATQITEILPHSSGELLYLGTESGSVFVVRLPGFCALHDRTISSDEVLQWLPEEARHRRVFEMVEALQEHPRDPNQILIGYSRGLVVIWDLRASRVLSHFLSHQQLENVSWQRDGCLIVTCHSDGSHCQWSVPSDTQSPEPLRSSVPYGPFPCKAITKIFWLTTRQGLPFTIFQGGMPRASYGDRHCISVVHNGQQTAFDFTSRVIDFTVLMEADPVAAFDDPYALVVLAEEELVVIDLQTPGWPPVQLPYLASLHCSAITCSHHVSNIPLKLWERIIAAGSRQNSHFSTMEWPIDGGTSLAPPPPQRDLLLTGHEDGTVRFWDASGVCLRLLYKLSTVRVFLTDTDLSENLSAQGEDEWPPLRKVGSFDPYSDDPRLGIQKIFLCKYSGYLAVAGTAGQVLVLELNDEAAEHAVEQVEADLLQDQEGYRWKGHERLAARPGPVRFEAGFQPFVLVQCQPPAVVTSLALHSEWRLVAFGTSHGFGLFDHQQRRQVFVKCTLHPSDQLALEGPLSRVKSLKKSLRQSFRRMRRSRASSHKRRPGGPTGEAQAQAVNTKAERTGLQNMELAPVQRKIEARSAEDSFTGFVRTLYFADTYLRDSSRHCPSLWAGTNGGTVYAFSLRVPPAERRADEPVRAEQAKEIQLMHRAPVVGILVLDGHNVPLPEPLEVAHDLSKSPDMQGSHQLLVVSEEQFKVFTLPKVSAKLKLKLTALEGSRVRRVGVAHFGSCRAEDYGEHHLAVLTNLGDIQVVSVPLLKPQVRYSCIRREDVSGIASCVFTKYGQGFYLISPSEFERFSLSTKWLVEPRCLVDSAKARNHNRPSNGNSTGPKRTSGQVRNSRSQSDGAETKPGPVMEHALLSDASGVLKEVQSTLEGDQGSCGNWRSHRVAVGCRLSNGEAE from the exons ATGAGGCGGTTCCTGAGAACTGGACATGACCCTGCCCGGGAAAGGCTAAAGCGGGATCTGTTCCAGTTCAACAAG ACAGTGGAGCATGGCTTCCCACACCAGCCCAGCGCCCTCGGCTATAGTCCTTCACTGCGCATCCTGGCCATCGGTACCCGCTCTGGAGCTGTCAAACT ATATGGTGCCCCCGGGGTAGAGTTCATGGGGCTTCACAAAGAGAACAACGCTGTGTTGCAGATCCACTTCctgcctggtcag TGTCAGCTGGTCACTCTGCTGGATGACAACAGCCTGCACCTGTGGAGCCTGAAGGTCAAGGGTGGGGTGTCAGAGCTGCAGGAAGAAGAGAGCTTCACTTTGCGTGGCCCCCCAGG GGCGGCCCCCAGTGCCACGCAGATCACTGAGATCCTACCTCACTCCTCCGGAGAACTGCTCTACCTGGGCACCGAGAGCGGCAGTGTGTTTGTGGTGCGGCTGCCTGGGTTCTGCGCACTGCACGACAGGACCATCAGTTCAGACGAGGTGCTGCAATG GTTGCCAGAGGAGGCCCGGCACCGGCGAGTGTTCGAGATGGTGGAGGCTCTGCAGGAGCACCCTAGAGACCCCAACCAAATCCTCATTGGCTACAGCCGAGGCCTCGTCGTCATCTGGGACCTTCGGGCCAGTCGAGTGCTCAGCCACTTCctgagccaccag CAACTGGAGAACGTCAGCTGGCAGCGGGATGGCTGCCTGATTGTCACCTGCCACTCTGACGGCAGCCACTGCCAGTGGTCCGTGCCCAGTGACACCCAGAGCCCAGAACCTCTGCGCAGTTCTGTACCTTACG GTCCTTTTCCTTGCAAAGCTATCACCAAAATCTTCTGGCTTACCACCAGGCAAGG GTTGCCCTTCACCATCTTCCAGGGCGGTATGCCCCGGGCCAGCTACGGGGACCGCCACTGCATCTCAGTGGTCCACAATGGCCAGCAGACAGCCTTTGACTTCACCTCCCGTGTCATCGACTTCACCGTTCTCATGGAGGCTGACCCTGTGGCTG CCTTTGATGACCCCTACGCCCTGGTGGTGCTTGCCGAGGAGGAACTGGTGGTGATTGACCTGCAGACACCCGGCTGGCCGCCAGTCCAGCTGCCCTACCTGGCTTCCCTGCACTGTTCAGCCATTACCTGCTCCCATCATGTCTCCAACATCCCCCTGAAGCTGTGGGAACGAATCATCGCTGCCGGCAGCCGCCAGAACTCGCACTTCTCCACCATG GAGTGGCCCATAGATGGTGGTACCAGCCTGGCCCCGCCTCCACCGCAGAGGGACCTGCTGCTCACAGG GCACGAGGATGGCACAGTGCGGTTCTGGGACGCCTCGGGTGTCTGTTTACGGCTGCTGTACAAACTCAGTACCGTGAGGGTGTTCCTTACAGACACAGACCTCAGCGAGAACCTCAGCGCCCAGGGTGAGGACGAGTGGCCCCCACTCCGCAAG GTGGGCTCCTTTGATCCCTACAGTGATGATCCACGGCTGGGCATCCAGAAGATTTTCCTCTGCAAATACAGTGGCTACCTGGCTGTGGCAGGCACGGCAGGGCAG GTGCTGGTGCTGGAGCTGAACGATGAGGCGGCAGAGCACGCCGTGGAGCAGGTGGAGGCTGACCTGCTGCAGGACCAGGAGGGCTACCGCTGGAAGGGCCACGAGCGCCTCGCCGCCCGCCCCGGGCCCGTGCGCTTTGAGGCAGGCTTTCAGCCCTTTGTACTGGTGCAGTGCCAGCCCCCAGCTGTGGTCACCTCCCTGGCCCTGCACTCTGAGTGGCGGCTTGTGGCCTTTGGCACCAGCCACGGTTTCGGCCTCTTCGATCACCAGCAGCGGCGGCAGGTCTTTGTCAA GTGCACACTTCACCCCAGTGACCAGCTGGCCTTGGAGGGCCCGCTGTCCCGCGTAAAGTCCCTCAAGAAGTCCCTACGTCAGTCATTCCGTCGGATGCGCCGCAGCAGGGCGTCCAGTCATAAACGGCGGCCTGGTGGCCCCACGGGCGAG GCGCAGGCTCAGGCTGTGAACACCAAGGCAGAACGGACAGGGCTGCAGAACATGGAGCTGGCACCTGTACAGCGCAAGATCGAGGCCCGCTCAGCAGAGGACTCCTTCACCGGCTTTGTTCGGACCCTCTATTTTGCTGACACCTACCTGAGGGACA GTTCCCGCCACTGTCCCTCGCTGTGGGCTGGCACCAATGGAGGCACCGTCTATGCCTTCTCCCTGCGCGTACCTCCTGCAGAAAGGAGAGCGGATGAGCCTGTGCGGGCAGAGCAGG CCAAGGAGATCCAGCTGATGCATCGTGCACCTGTGGTGGGCATCCTGGTGCTTGACGGACACAACGTACCCCTTCCCGAGCCCCTGGAAGTAGCCCATGACCTGTCCAAGAGCCCAGACATGCAAGGAAGCCACCAGCTGCTTGTGGTGTCAGAGGAGCAATTCAAG GTGTTCACGCTGCCCAAGGTGAGCGCCAAGCTGAAGCTGAAGCTGACGGCCCTGGAAGGCTCGCGGGTTCGACGAGTCGGGGTTGCCCACTTCGGCAGCTGCAGGGCGGAGGACTATGGGGAGCACCACCTGGCAGTGCTCACCAATTTGGGTGACATCCAAGTGGTCTCAGTGCCCCTGCTCAAGCCCCAGGTGCGGTACAGCTGCATCCGCCGGGAGGATGTCAGTGGAATAGCCTCCTGCGTCTTCACCAAGTACGGCCAAG gctTCTACCTGATATCACCTTCGGAGTTCGAGCGCTTTTCTCTCTCCACCAAGTGGCTGGTTGAGCCCCGGTGTTTGGTGGATTCAGCCAAAGCCAGGAACCACAACCGGCCCAGTAATGGCAATAGCACAGGCCCCAAAAGGACCTCCGGCCAAGTCAG GAACTCACGGAGCCAGAGTGATGGAGCAG AGACGAAGCCCGGCCCAGTGATGGAGCACGCACTGCTCAGTGACGCCT CAGGGGTCCTAAAGGAAGTCCAGAGCACGCTAGAGGGGGACCAGGG GAGCTGTGGCAATTGGCGCTCTCACCGTGTGGCTGTGGGTTGCAGGCTGAGCAATGGCGAAG CAGAGTGA
- the Llgl2 gene encoding LLGL scribble cell polarity complex component 2, which translates to MRRFLRTGHDPARERLKRDLFQFNKTVEHGFPHQPSALGYSPSLRILAIGTRSGAVKLYGAPGVEFMGLHKENNAVLQIHFLPGQCQLVTLLDDNSLHLWSLKVKGGVSELQEEESFTLRGPPGAAPSATQITEILPHSSGELLYLGTESGSVFVVRLPGFCALHDRTISSDEVLQWLPEEARHRRVFEMVEALQEHPRDPNQILIGYSRGLVVIWDLRASRVLSHFLSHQQLENVSWQRDGCLIVTCHSDGSHCQWSVPSDTQSPEPLRSSVPYGPFPCKAITKIFWLTTRQGLPFTIFQGGMPRASYGDRHCISVVHNGQQTAFDFTSRVIDFTVLMEADPVAAFDDPYALVVLAEEELVVIDLQTPGWPPVQLPYLASLHCSAITCSHHVSNIPLKLWERIIAAGSRQNSHFSTMEWPIDGGTSLAPPPPQRDLLLTGHEDGTVRFWDASGVCLRLLYKLSTVRVFLTDTDLSENLSAQGEDEWPPLRKVGSFDPYSDDPRLGIQKIFLCKYSGYLAVAGTAGQVLVLELNDEAAEHAVEQVEADLLQDQEGYRWKGHERLAARPGPVRFEAGFQPFVLVQCQPPAVVTSLALHSEWRLVAFGTSHGFGLFDHQQRRQVFVKCTLHPSDQLALEGPLSRVKSLKKSLRQSFRRMRRSRASSHKRRPGGPTGEAQAQAVNTKAERTGLQNMELAPVQRKIEARSAEDSFTGFVRTLYFADTYLRDSSRHCPSLWAGTNGGTVYAFSLRVPPAERRADEPVRAEQAKEIQLMHRAPVVGILVLDGHNVPLPEPLEVAHDLSKSPDMQGSHQLLVVSEEQFKVFTLPKVSAKLKLKLTALEGSRVRRVGVAHFGSCRAEDYGEHHLAVLTNLGDIQVVSVPLLKPQVRYSCIRREDVSGIASCVFTKYGQGFYLISPSEFERFSLSTKWLVEPRCLVDSAKARNHNRPSNGNSTGPKRTSGQVRNSRSQSDGAETKPGPVMEHALLSDAWVLKEVQSTLEGDQGSCGNWRSHRVAVGCRLSNGEAE; encoded by the exons ATGAGGCGGTTCCTGAGAACTGGACATGACCCTGCCCGGGAAAGGCTAAAGCGGGATCTGTTCCAGTTCAACAAG ACAGTGGAGCATGGCTTCCCACACCAGCCCAGCGCCCTCGGCTATAGTCCTTCACTGCGCATCCTGGCCATCGGTACCCGCTCTGGAGCTGTCAAACT ATATGGTGCCCCCGGGGTAGAGTTCATGGGGCTTCACAAAGAGAACAACGCTGTGTTGCAGATCCACTTCctgcctggtcag TGTCAGCTGGTCACTCTGCTGGATGACAACAGCCTGCACCTGTGGAGCCTGAAGGTCAAGGGTGGGGTGTCAGAGCTGCAGGAAGAAGAGAGCTTCACTTTGCGTGGCCCCCCAGG GGCGGCCCCCAGTGCCACGCAGATCACTGAGATCCTACCTCACTCCTCCGGAGAACTGCTCTACCTGGGCACCGAGAGCGGCAGTGTGTTTGTGGTGCGGCTGCCTGGGTTCTGCGCACTGCACGACAGGACCATCAGTTCAGACGAGGTGCTGCAATG GTTGCCAGAGGAGGCCCGGCACCGGCGAGTGTTCGAGATGGTGGAGGCTCTGCAGGAGCACCCTAGAGACCCCAACCAAATCCTCATTGGCTACAGCCGAGGCCTCGTCGTCATCTGGGACCTTCGGGCCAGTCGAGTGCTCAGCCACTTCctgagccaccag CAACTGGAGAACGTCAGCTGGCAGCGGGATGGCTGCCTGATTGTCACCTGCCACTCTGACGGCAGCCACTGCCAGTGGTCCGTGCCCAGTGACACCCAGAGCCCAGAACCTCTGCGCAGTTCTGTACCTTACG GTCCTTTTCCTTGCAAAGCTATCACCAAAATCTTCTGGCTTACCACCAGGCAAGG GTTGCCCTTCACCATCTTCCAGGGCGGTATGCCCCGGGCCAGCTACGGGGACCGCCACTGCATCTCAGTGGTCCACAATGGCCAGCAGACAGCCTTTGACTTCACCTCCCGTGTCATCGACTTCACCGTTCTCATGGAGGCTGACCCTGTGGCTG CCTTTGATGACCCCTACGCCCTGGTGGTGCTTGCCGAGGAGGAACTGGTGGTGATTGACCTGCAGACACCCGGCTGGCCGCCAGTCCAGCTGCCCTACCTGGCTTCCCTGCACTGTTCAGCCATTACCTGCTCCCATCATGTCTCCAACATCCCCCTGAAGCTGTGGGAACGAATCATCGCTGCCGGCAGCCGCCAGAACTCGCACTTCTCCACCATG GAGTGGCCCATAGATGGTGGTACCAGCCTGGCCCCGCCTCCACCGCAGAGGGACCTGCTGCTCACAGG GCACGAGGATGGCACAGTGCGGTTCTGGGACGCCTCGGGTGTCTGTTTACGGCTGCTGTACAAACTCAGTACCGTGAGGGTGTTCCTTACAGACACAGACCTCAGCGAGAACCTCAGCGCCCAGGGTGAGGACGAGTGGCCCCCACTCCGCAAG GTGGGCTCCTTTGATCCCTACAGTGATGATCCACGGCTGGGCATCCAGAAGATTTTCCTCTGCAAATACAGTGGCTACCTGGCTGTGGCAGGCACGGCAGGGCAG GTGCTGGTGCTGGAGCTGAACGATGAGGCGGCAGAGCACGCCGTGGAGCAGGTGGAGGCTGACCTGCTGCAGGACCAGGAGGGCTACCGCTGGAAGGGCCACGAGCGCCTCGCCGCCCGCCCCGGGCCCGTGCGCTTTGAGGCAGGCTTTCAGCCCTTTGTACTGGTGCAGTGCCAGCCCCCAGCTGTGGTCACCTCCCTGGCCCTGCACTCTGAGTGGCGGCTTGTGGCCTTTGGCACCAGCCACGGTTTCGGCCTCTTCGATCACCAGCAGCGGCGGCAGGTCTTTGTCAA GTGCACACTTCACCCCAGTGACCAGCTGGCCTTGGAGGGCCCGCTGTCCCGCGTAAAGTCCCTCAAGAAGTCCCTACGTCAGTCATTCCGTCGGATGCGCCGCAGCAGGGCGTCCAGTCATAAACGGCGGCCTGGTGGCCCCACGGGCGAG GCGCAGGCTCAGGCTGTGAACACCAAGGCAGAACGGACAGGGCTGCAGAACATGGAGCTGGCACCTGTACAGCGCAAGATCGAGGCCCGCTCAGCAGAGGACTCCTTCACCGGCTTTGTTCGGACCCTCTATTTTGCTGACACCTACCTGAGGGACA GTTCCCGCCACTGTCCCTCGCTGTGGGCTGGCACCAATGGAGGCACCGTCTATGCCTTCTCCCTGCGCGTACCTCCTGCAGAAAGGAGAGCGGATGAGCCTGTGCGGGCAGAGCAGG CCAAGGAGATCCAGCTGATGCATCGTGCACCTGTGGTGGGCATCCTGGTGCTTGACGGACACAACGTACCCCTTCCCGAGCCCCTGGAAGTAGCCCATGACCTGTCCAAGAGCCCAGACATGCAAGGAAGCCACCAGCTGCTTGTGGTGTCAGAGGAGCAATTCAAG GTGTTCACGCTGCCCAAGGTGAGCGCCAAGCTGAAGCTGAAGCTGACGGCCCTGGAAGGCTCGCGGGTTCGACGAGTCGGGGTTGCCCACTTCGGCAGCTGCAGGGCGGAGGACTATGGGGAGCACCACCTGGCAGTGCTCACCAATTTGGGTGACATCCAAGTGGTCTCAGTGCCCCTGCTCAAGCCCCAGGTGCGGTACAGCTGCATCCGCCGGGAGGATGTCAGTGGAATAGCCTCCTGCGTCTTCACCAAGTACGGCCAAG gctTCTACCTGATATCACCTTCGGAGTTCGAGCGCTTTTCTCTCTCCACCAAGTGGCTGGTTGAGCCCCGGTGTTTGGTGGATTCAGCCAAAGCCAGGAACCACAACCGGCCCAGTAATGGCAATAGCACAGGCCCCAAAAGGACCTCCGGCCAAGTCAG GAACTCACGGAGCCAGAGTGATGGAGCAG AGACGAAGCCCGGCCCAGTGATGGAGCACGCACTGCTCAGTGACGCCT GGGTCCTAAAGGAAGTCCAGAGCACGCTAGAGGGGGACCAGGG GAGCTGTGGCAATTGGCGCTCTCACCGTGTGGCTGTGGGTTGCAGGCTGAGCAATGGCGAAG CAGAGTGA
- the Llgl2 gene encoding LLGL scribble cell polarity complex component 2 isoform X2, with protein sequence MVTGGTRASVRERDRPRPPGTKASLTSCPGPFQWRKPRNVQVCRGGHQLSKMRRFLRTGHDPARERLKRDLFQFNKTVEHGFPHQPSALGYSPSLRILAIGTRSGAVKLYGAPGVEFMGLHKENNAVLQIHFLPGQCQLVTLLDDNSLHLWSLKVKGGVSELQEEESFTLRGPPGAAPSATQITEILPHSSGELLYLGTESGSVFVVRLPGFCALHDRTISSDEVLQWLPEEARHRRVFEMVEALQEHPRDPNQILIGYSRGLVVIWDLRASRVLSHFLSHQQLENVSWQRDGCLIVTCHSDGSHCQWSVPSDTQSPEPLRSSVPYGPFPCKAITKIFWLTTRQGLPFTIFQGGMPRASYGDRHCISVVHNGQQTAFDFTSRVIDFTVLMEADPVAAFDDPYALVVLAEEELVVIDLQTPGWPPVQLPYLASLHCSAITCSHHVSNIPLKLWERIIAAGSRQNSHFSTMEWPIDGGTSLAPPPPQRDLLLTGHEDGTVRFWDASGVCLRLLYKLSTVRVFLTDTDLSENLSAQGEDEWPPLRKVGSFDPYSDDPRLGIQKIFLCKYSGYLAVAGTAGQVLVLELNDEAAEHAVEQVEADLLQDQEGYRWKGHERLAARPGPVRFEAGFQPFVLVQCQPPAVVTSLALHSEWRLVAFGTSHGFGLFDHQQRRQVFVKCTLHPSDQLALEGPLSRVKSLKKSLRQSFRRMRRSRASSHKRRPGGPTGEAQAQAVNTKAERTGLQNMELAPVQRKIEARSAEDSFTGFVRTLYFADTYLRDSSRHCPSLWAGTNGGTVYAFSLRVPPAERRADEPVRAEQAKEIQLMHRAPVVGILVLDGHNVPLPEPLEVAHDLSKSPDMQGSHQLLVVSEEQFKVFTLPKVSAKLKLKLTALEGSRVRRVGVAHFGSCRAEDYGEHHLAVLTNLGDIQVVSVPLLKPQVRYSCIRREDVSGIASCVFTKYGQGFYLISPSEFERFSLSTKWLVEPRCLVDSAKARNHNRPSNGNSTGPKRTSGQVRNSRSQSDGAETKPGPVMEHALLSDAWVLKEVQSTLEGDQGSCGNWRSHRVAVGCRLSNGEAE encoded by the exons ATGGTAACTGGTGGCACTAGAGCATCagtcagggagagagacaggccCAGGCCTCCAGGAACCAAGGCCTCACTGACTTCCTGTCCTGGGCCCTTTCAGTGGAGGAAGCCCAGGAACGTACAG GTCTGTCGTGGGGGCCACCAACTAAGCAAGATGAGGCGGTTCCTGAGAACTGGACATGACCCTGCCCGGGAAAGGCTAAAGCGGGATCTGTTCCAGTTCAACAAG ACAGTGGAGCATGGCTTCCCACACCAGCCCAGCGCCCTCGGCTATAGTCCTTCACTGCGCATCCTGGCCATCGGTACCCGCTCTGGAGCTGTCAAACT ATATGGTGCCCCCGGGGTAGAGTTCATGGGGCTTCACAAAGAGAACAACGCTGTGTTGCAGATCCACTTCctgcctggtcag TGTCAGCTGGTCACTCTGCTGGATGACAACAGCCTGCACCTGTGGAGCCTGAAGGTCAAGGGTGGGGTGTCAGAGCTGCAGGAAGAAGAGAGCTTCACTTTGCGTGGCCCCCCAGG GGCGGCCCCCAGTGCCACGCAGATCACTGAGATCCTACCTCACTCCTCCGGAGAACTGCTCTACCTGGGCACCGAGAGCGGCAGTGTGTTTGTGGTGCGGCTGCCTGGGTTCTGCGCACTGCACGACAGGACCATCAGTTCAGACGAGGTGCTGCAATG GTTGCCAGAGGAGGCCCGGCACCGGCGAGTGTTCGAGATGGTGGAGGCTCTGCAGGAGCACCCTAGAGACCCCAACCAAATCCTCATTGGCTACAGCCGAGGCCTCGTCGTCATCTGGGACCTTCGGGCCAGTCGAGTGCTCAGCCACTTCctgagccaccag CAACTGGAGAACGTCAGCTGGCAGCGGGATGGCTGCCTGATTGTCACCTGCCACTCTGACGGCAGCCACTGCCAGTGGTCCGTGCCCAGTGACACCCAGAGCCCAGAACCTCTGCGCAGTTCTGTACCTTACG GTCCTTTTCCTTGCAAAGCTATCACCAAAATCTTCTGGCTTACCACCAGGCAAGG GTTGCCCTTCACCATCTTCCAGGGCGGTATGCCCCGGGCCAGCTACGGGGACCGCCACTGCATCTCAGTGGTCCACAATGGCCAGCAGACAGCCTTTGACTTCACCTCCCGTGTCATCGACTTCACCGTTCTCATGGAGGCTGACCCTGTGGCTG CCTTTGATGACCCCTACGCCCTGGTGGTGCTTGCCGAGGAGGAACTGGTGGTGATTGACCTGCAGACACCCGGCTGGCCGCCAGTCCAGCTGCCCTACCTGGCTTCCCTGCACTGTTCAGCCATTACCTGCTCCCATCATGTCTCCAACATCCCCCTGAAGCTGTGGGAACGAATCATCGCTGCCGGCAGCCGCCAGAACTCGCACTTCTCCACCATG GAGTGGCCCATAGATGGTGGTACCAGCCTGGCCCCGCCTCCACCGCAGAGGGACCTGCTGCTCACAGG GCACGAGGATGGCACAGTGCGGTTCTGGGACGCCTCGGGTGTCTGTTTACGGCTGCTGTACAAACTCAGTACCGTGAGGGTGTTCCTTACAGACACAGACCTCAGCGAGAACCTCAGCGCCCAGGGTGAGGACGAGTGGCCCCCACTCCGCAAG GTGGGCTCCTTTGATCCCTACAGTGATGATCCACGGCTGGGCATCCAGAAGATTTTCCTCTGCAAATACAGTGGCTACCTGGCTGTGGCAGGCACGGCAGGGCAG GTGCTGGTGCTGGAGCTGAACGATGAGGCGGCAGAGCACGCCGTGGAGCAGGTGGAGGCTGACCTGCTGCAGGACCAGGAGGGCTACCGCTGGAAGGGCCACGAGCGCCTCGCCGCCCGCCCCGGGCCCGTGCGCTTTGAGGCAGGCTTTCAGCCCTTTGTACTGGTGCAGTGCCAGCCCCCAGCTGTGGTCACCTCCCTGGCCCTGCACTCTGAGTGGCGGCTTGTGGCCTTTGGCACCAGCCACGGTTTCGGCCTCTTCGATCACCAGCAGCGGCGGCAGGTCTTTGTCAA GTGCACACTTCACCCCAGTGACCAGCTGGCCTTGGAGGGCCCGCTGTCCCGCGTAAAGTCCCTCAAGAAGTCCCTACGTCAGTCATTCCGTCGGATGCGCCGCAGCAGGGCGTCCAGTCATAAACGGCGGCCTGGTGGCCCCACGGGCGAG GCGCAGGCTCAGGCTGTGAACACCAAGGCAGAACGGACAGGGCTGCAGAACATGGAGCTGGCACCTGTACAGCGCAAGATCGAGGCCCGCTCAGCAGAGGACTCCTTCACCGGCTTTGTTCGGACCCTCTATTTTGCTGACACCTACCTGAGGGACA GTTCCCGCCACTGTCCCTCGCTGTGGGCTGGCACCAATGGAGGCACCGTCTATGCCTTCTCCCTGCGCGTACCTCCTGCAGAAAGGAGAGCGGATGAGCCTGTGCGGGCAGAGCAGG CCAAGGAGATCCAGCTGATGCATCGTGCACCTGTGGTGGGCATCCTGGTGCTTGACGGACACAACGTACCCCTTCCCGAGCCCCTGGAAGTAGCCCATGACCTGTCCAAGAGCCCAGACATGCAAGGAAGCCACCAGCTGCTTGTGGTGTCAGAGGAGCAATTCAAG GTGTTCACGCTGCCCAAGGTGAGCGCCAAGCTGAAGCTGAAGCTGACGGCCCTGGAAGGCTCGCGGGTTCGACGAGTCGGGGTTGCCCACTTCGGCAGCTGCAGGGCGGAGGACTATGGGGAGCACCACCTGGCAGTGCTCACCAATTTGGGTGACATCCAAGTGGTCTCAGTGCCCCTGCTCAAGCCCCAGGTGCGGTACAGCTGCATCCGCCGGGAGGATGTCAGTGGAATAGCCTCCTGCGTCTTCACCAAGTACGGCCAAG gctTCTACCTGATATCACCTTCGGAGTTCGAGCGCTTTTCTCTCTCCACCAAGTGGCTGGTTGAGCCCCGGTGTTTGGTGGATTCAGCCAAAGCCAGGAACCACAACCGGCCCAGTAATGGCAATAGCACAGGCCCCAAAAGGACCTCCGGCCAAGTCAG GAACTCACGGAGCCAGAGTGATGGAGCAG AGACGAAGCCCGGCCCAGTGATGGAGCACGCACTGCTCAGTGACGCCT GGGTCCTAAAGGAAGTCCAGAGCACGCTAGAGGGGGACCAGGG GAGCTGTGGCAATTGGCGCTCTCACCGTGTGGCTGTGGGTTGCAGGCTGAGCAATGGCGAAG CAGAGTGA